The sequence AACCCCGAGGAGCCCGGCGCCATGGACCTCGTCCTCGGCCTGGCCGGCGAGATCGGCGCGGACCTGGTGCTCGCGCACGACCCGGACGCGGACCGGCTCGCGGTCGCCGTCGGCCCCGGCCCGACGCGGGCGGGCACCGCCGAGCCGGGCGGCGCGCGGGTGCTGACCGGGGACGAGCTGGGCCTGCTGCTCGCCGACGAGGTGCTGCGGACCTCCCCCGGGCCGGTCGCGACGACGGTGGTCAGCGCCACGGCCCTGGGCGTGCTCGCGGCCCGCCGGGGAGCTCCCTTCTCCGAGACCCTCACCGGCTTCAAGTGGATCATGCGGGCCGCCGAGGACCTGGCCTTCGGCTACGAGGAGGCCCTCGGCTACGCGGTCCGTCCCGATCTGGTCCGCGACAAGGACGGCGTCACCGCGGCCGTCGCCGTCGCCCGGCTGGCCGCCGCCGAGGCAGCCCGTGGCCGCACCCTGCTGGACCGCCTGGACGACCTGTCCCGCGAGCTCGGCGTCACTGTGACGGCCCAGGTCTCGCTCCGGGTCCCGGACCTGGCCGCGAGCACCGCCCTGACCAGCCGCCTGCGGGCCGCGCCGCCCACGACCATCGGCGGCCTGCGCGTCGAGTCCATCCGGGACCTGCTGCACCCCACCGACACCGGCCTGCCGCCCTCCGACGTCCTGATCTTCACCCTGGCCGCCGGCGCCCGGACCGTCGTCCGCCCCAGCGGCACCGAGCCCAAACTCAAGATCTACCTGGAGGCGGTAGAGCCAGTCGGCACCAGCCTCACCGCGGCCCGGGCAGCGGCGGCAGCCCGCGTCGACCGGCTCACAGCCTGGGCCAGGTCCCTGTGACGGCACGAGACCCCACGTGTCCAGACGAGACTCAACCCGGCTGGTGACCCTGGACAGGCACCTACCCGCACATCGGCGCCGGCCACGAACCACGTTCGGGAAGGCGCCCCGGCGCCTGACCAGGCAGAGCCGGGGTCCCTGCCGGATCGGCGAAGCCGATATGGGAGGTCTGCAGAGGCGCGGAGCGCCGTCTCTGGCCGCTGCCCTAGACGGCGCCGAAGAGGCGGTCGCCCGCGTCGCCGAGGCCGGGGACGATGTAGGCGGTGTCGTTGAGGCCGTCGTCGACGGCGGCGGTGACGAGGCGCAGGTCGAGGCCACTGGCCTCCAGGGCGGCGATTCCCTCCGGTGCCGAGACGACCGAGACGACGACGATGCCGCGCGCGCCACGGTTGGCGAGCAGGCGCAGCGCGTGCAGCGCGGAGCCTCCGGTGGCGAGCATCGGGTCGAGCAGCAGCACCGGGCGACCGGTGAGGTCGGCGGGGACGGACTCCAGGTAGACGGTCGGCTGGAAGGTCTCCTCGTCGCGGGCGAGGCCGATGAAGGCGCTCACGGCGTCCGGGACGAAGGCGTGCGCGGCCGGCAGCATGCCCAGGCCGGCGCGCAGCACAGGGACGACGACCGGCTCCACGGCGAGCCGCGCGCCTGTGGTCTCGGCGAGCGGGGTACGCACCGTCACCGGCGTGGTCGGCAGGGTGCGGGCGGCCTCGTAGACCAGCATCATCGCGAGGTCGTGGAGGGCCGCCCGGAAGGTCGGCCGGGAAGTGCTCTCATCGCGCAGGATGGTGAGGGCGACCGCGGCGAGCGGATGGTCGAGGACATCTACCTGCACGAGACCCGCTCCCTGATGGATGTGCCGCGCTGGCCACACGGCAGCCGGGCCGCGTGCGCCGCGGGCCCGAAGCACGTGTACCACCGCGTCCAGGGACGTCAATGCACAGGGGCCTCGTCCCGGGCCGAACCACGCGGAAAGATGGGGGCATGACGACGGCAGCCGACGGACCCGACCAGCCCGCCAGCGGCAACGAACCACGTCACCCGGGCAACGCGGCGGACACCCCCGGTGCGCGGGAGTTCCCGCCCGCGCTGCTGTACCCGCCGCTACCGCCGGTGCCGACCACCAGGGCCGGCCTGGCCGCGATGATCGACCACACACTGCTGCGCCCGGACGCGACGTCCGACGACGTGCTCAAGGTCTGCGCGGAGGCGGCGAAGCTCGGCGTGGCCGCCGTCTGTGTGGCGCCGACGCACGTCTTCCTGGCCGCGGCCAGCGCCCGCAACGAGACGAACGGCCGCATCTCGGCCGGGTCCACCGACCGGCCCGCGTCGAAGCCGGCGTACGCGGTCGCGTCGGTGGTCGGCTTCCCGCACGGCAACCATCTGACGGCCGTGAAGGTCGAGGAGACCAGGCGTGCCGTGGCCGACGGGGCGACCGAGATCGACATGGTGATCGACATCGCGAACGCGGTGGACGAGAACTGGGTCGCGATCGAGACCGAGATCCACGAGGTGCGGCTCGCGATGCCGTCCGACGCCGTTCTCAAGGTCATCCTGGAGACGACGATCCTGCAGGACGCGACGATCCGCTCGGCCTGCCGGGCGGCGCTCGCCGGTGGGGCGGAGTTCGTCAAGACGTCGACGGGCTTCCACCCCGGCGGTGGTGCGAGCCTTCGTGCGGTGCGGGCGATGCACTCCGCCGTCGGTGGGCGCCTCGGCATCAAGGCCTCCGGCGGTATCAAGACCGCGGCGCAGGCCCTGGCCTTCATCCAGGCCGGTGCCACCCGGCTCGGCCTGTCCGGCACGGCCGACGTCCTCGCCGAGATGCCGAAGGACGCACCGTCCAGCTGACGGGCGGTGCCGACCAGCAGAGCGGCGCCGCCCCCACCCGGAATCGGCGGAGGCGGCGCGGGAGATCTGGCACCGGCTGGGTCAGCCGCTAGGCGTCCACGTCGGTGTGCAGAATGCGGTGCTTCCCGAGGCTGAGGCCAGCGAACGCGACGATCAGCCAGATCGGCCCCACCATGCCGGGGAAGCCGGCGATGGACAGGCCGCAGGACATGAACGCCACCGCGACCGGCGGGATCAGGCTGACCAGGCCCAGCCACCGCGACACGAGGTGGTCACGCAGGCTGAGCCAGGCGACCGCGCCCGCGGCGACGACAACCCCCAGGTAGCCGATGAACGGGCCGAAGTCGTTGAGCATGAGGTAGAAGAACTGGCCCTCCGTGCCGAACCCGTTCTCGTTCAGGCCTCCGGGCAGGTACAGGGCGAGCGCCAGCTTCCAGCCATAGCCCAGGCTCAGCGCCGCGGCGGACGCCGTGAGACCGTCGGCCACGACCCGAGCCGCCACGGCGCCTCGCCCGGTGGGAACCGCCCGCGACCGCCAGGACGCGGCCAGCACCAGCAGGACCGCCACCGCGAGGTAGCCCAGCGCGCCGCCAAGCTGGAGCTGTCCTCGGGAGAGCTTCGCGAGCGCCCCGGGGCCGACGTGGTCGGTGCCCACGTTCGGGCTCGTGAACATCGTCGCGACGATGCCGAGCACTCCGGCGCCGACGCCCAGCCAGGTCCATCGCGACCGGGCCGGCGTCCCGGCGACGGTCTCGTGGCCGACCGGCGCGGTTGTCATCGTTGCCATCTCTTCTGTCCCTCCCTCGGCCGGCGGCAGGATGTCGCCGGCGTGTGGGACCACGGTCGGCCGCCCGCCGTCCCGCATACGAGGGACAGCCGCCCCGAGTCGGCGACACCCACGCGACACCCGTCGGGCCGGGCGCGATCCTGAACGCATGCGGGCAGTTCCCTCGACACCGGGCGTCGGGCCCGGCGCGGCGCCGGCCGCCGCGCCGGCCACGACCACGGGTGGGGTCGTCCTGGCCTCGGTCGTCGTCGTCGGCCTGGCGGCGCTGTCGATCGGCTGTGCGGTCGGCGCGGTTCTCCTGCACCGCTACGTCACGGCGCGGACCGACCAGCCGGTCACGCTCGATCCGGCGGACCTGGTCCTCGCCGCCGCGTTCCCGCCGGTCGCGGCGCTGGTGCTGCTCTACCAGCCGCGCAACCTGGTCGGCTGGCTGCTTCTCACGACCGCCCTGACCGGCCCGTACCTGCTGGCCACGCAGTACGCCGCCGTCGCGCTGCTGCCCGGGAAGAGCGGGTTGCCGGGGCAGGAGGCCGCCACCTGGTTCGCGGTCTGGGGATACGTGCCGTACCTGGCCCTCTGGGGCCTGGTGCCCTCGACGTTCCCGGACGGCCGGTTGCCCTCCGGGCGCTGGCGCGTGCCCTTCACCGCCACGGCGGTGGTGATCGGCTGTCACCTGGTCGCCCGGATGATCTGCCCGACATCGCTCGACGTGTCGAGCGAACTGCTGAATCCGTACGGCCTGCGATCGGCGCCCTGGCTGCGGTACGTCACCCTGGCCACCTCGGAGGCCGTCGTCTTCGGCGGCGGGCTGCTCGGGCTCGCCGCGGTGCTGACCAGGCTGCGGCGGTCGCGCGGCGTGGAGCGGGCCAAACTGCAGTGGCTCGTCCTCGGGGTCGCCAGCCTCGTCGGGGCGAGCCTGATCGGCCTGATCCTGCAGGGCCCGCACGATCTGGCGGCCGGCATGGGCGTCGGGATGGTGCTGCTGGTGGCCGCGATCGGGGTCGGCGCGGTCCGCCACCGGCTGTTCGACATCGGGACGGCGCTCAGCCGCACGCTCGTCTACGGGCTGCTCACCGCGTTCCTGCTGCTCGCCTACGCCTGCGCCGTGGCCGGAGCGGGTGCGCTGGCCCCCGGGCGGCGGGTGGCCTACGGGGTGCTCGCCGTGGCGGCGCTGGTCGCCGCGGCGGCCCGCGACCAGGTGCAGCGGCTCGTCGACCGGGTGCTGTTCGGCGTGGCCCGTGACCCCTACGCGGTCCTCGCGGTCCTGCACGGCCGGCTCGATCTCGCGACCGGGCCGATGGACGCCCTTTCGCAGCTCGCCGACGGAGTACGAGAGGCGCTCAAGGTGCCCTACGTGGCCGTCGAGAGCGCGGACGATCGGCTCACGACCATCGAGTCGGGCCGGCCTGTCGGCTGGCTGGAGCGACTGCCCGCACCGACCCGCGCGGGAAGTGTCGCCGGCACGCTCCTGGTGGGCCGGCGCCACCGAGCCGACCAGTTCACCGTGGCGGAACGGGCGATGTTCACCGACATCGCCAGGCGGGCCGGGGATCTGCTGGACGCAGCGGCGACCCAGCACGACCTGCGGCGCAGCAGGGAGCGCGTCGTCGCCGCGCGGGAGGAGGAACGACGCCGGCTGCGCCGCGACCTGCACGACGGCGTCGGGCCCCAGCTGGCCGCGATGGCCATGCAGCTCGACAGCATCGCGGACGGCCTGGCAGAACGATCGGACCCGGCCGCGGAGCGCGCCGCCCTGGTGCGGGACCGCCTGCGGGCGACAGTCCGTGATATCCGTCACATCGTGGAGGACCTGCGGCCGCCGGCTCTTGACGAGGGCGGGCTGTCCGTCGCGCTGGCGCAGGTCATCGCGCCCTTCGCGCCCACCGTGACGCTGGACGCACCAGGCGACCTGGCCGAGCTCGGGCTGCCGGCCGCGACCGAGGTGGCGGCGTTCCGGATCGTCGCCGAGGCGGTGACGAACGCGGTCCGCCACTCGCGGTGCGACACCTGCGTGGTGCGGGTTCGCGCCGAACCGCCCTGGCTGGTGGTGGAGGTGGCGGACGACGGCGCCGGCCTGGCCGGCGACGCCGTCGCGGGGATAGGCCTGCGCAGCATCCGCGAACGAGCCAGCGAGGTCGGCGGACGGCTGGAGGTTCTCAGTTCGAGCGACGGCGCCGCCGGCGGCGGCACGCTGGTACGGGCTCGGCTGCCACTGGAGGAAGGGAGCACGCCGTGAACCCCCTGCGCATCGTGATCGCCGATGACCACGAGCTGTTCCGCGACGGGTTGCGCGGCCTGCTGGTCGAGCTGGGCGCGACGGTCGTGGCCGAGGCCGCGGACGGCAACGCGGCCCTGGCCGCGACGCTGCGCCACGCCCCAGACGTGGTGTTCATGGACCTGCGCATGCCGGGCCTGAGCGGCATCGAGGCGACCGCGCGCATCGGCGAGGTGGCGCCCCAGACCGCCATCCTGGTGCTGACGATGAGCGAGGACACCGCCTCCCTGCAGGCGGCCCTACAGGCGGGCGCGCGGGGCTACCTGCTCAAGGAGTCCTCGAAGAAGGACGTGGCACGGGCGCTGGAGGCAGTCACCCGAGGCGAGCTCGTCATCGGCCCCGGGATCGCGGACAAGGTACGCCACGCCGTCGGCGGGCTGTCGCCGGGCGTGTTCCCCCAGTTGACCGAGGCGGAGGTGCGCATGCTGGAGCTGCTCGCGGACGGACTGGCCAACGGGCAGCTCGCCGCTCGGCTGTACCTCTCCGAGAAGACGGTCCGCAACCGGGTCTCCACGATCCTCGCGAAACTGGGCGCCGGGAGCCGCGCGGAGGCGGTCGCTCGAGCCCGCGACGCGGGCTTCGGCTCCGCCTCAGCCGGCTGACGGGCCCGCCACCGCCTCCCGGGCGACGCAGTCGGCCAGGTGGTCGTTGACGAGCCCGCAGGCCTGCATCATCGCGTACGCCGTGGTCGGGCCGATGAAGACGAGGCCACGCTTGCGCAGCGCCTTCGACAGGGCGACGGACTCCGGCGTCGTCGGGGTGAGGTCGGACATTGCGCGGGGCGCGGGGCGGGCGGCCAGGTCCGGCTGGAAGGACCAGACCACGTCCTCCAGTGGCTCGTCGAGCGCCAGGATCGCGCGGGCGTTGACGATCGTGGCCTCGATCTTGCGACGGTTGCGGACGATCGAGGCGTCGGTGAGCAGCCGCTCGGCGTCGGCGGGGCCGAACGCGGCGACCGTGGCCGGGTCGAAGCCCGCGAACGCCCGCCGGAACCCCTCGCGCTTACGCAGGATCGTCAGCCACGACAGGCCCGACTGGAACGCCTCCAGGCTGAGCCGTTCGAACAGCCCGACGGTGTCCCGGACCGGCCGCCCCCACTCCTCGTCGTGGTAGGCGAGGTAGTCGGGCGTCGACACCCCCCACGGGCAGCGCATCAGACCGTCCGGCCCGGCCACCGGCCCGCCGGGTCCAAGCGGCCCACCCGAGCCCGTCGCCCGTCCGTCGGCGACCGCCGGCGTCGGCAGCGTCTCCGTCATCGCGTCACCTTTTCGCTAGCCAGTCGCGGGTACCGGGGCGCCGGTCAGGCACCGGGCGCGCTCGCGGCCAGCGCGTCGAAACCGGGCTTGATGACGTCGTCGATCAGGTCGAGGCGCTGGTCGAACGGGAGGAACGCCGACTTCATCGCGTTGAGCGTGAACCAGCGGATGTCCGACCAGCCGTAGCCGAACGTCTCCACGAGCGTCGCGAACTCGCTGGAGAGGGTGACATCGCTCATCAGCCGGTTGTCGGTGTTCACCGTGACGCGGAAGCGCAGGTCGCGCAGCAGGCCGATCGGGTGCGTCGCGATGCTGCGGGCCGCGCCGGTGTGGACGTTCGACGACGGGCACATCTCCAGCGGGACCCGGGTGTCGCGGACGTAGTTCGCCAGCGGGCCCAGCGACGCCTGGCCCTCCACGTCGACGGAGATGTCATCGACGATGCGGACCCCGTGACCGAGGCGGTCCGCATTGCACCACTGCACGGCCTCCCAGATCGACGGCAGGCCGAACGCCTCGCCGGCATGGATCGTGAAGTGGCCGTTGGCGCGCTGCAGGTACTGGAAGGCGTCAAGATGACGGGTGGGCGGGTTGCCCGCCTCGGCACCGGCGATGTCGAAGCCGACGACCCCCTGGTCACGCCAGCGGACCGCGAGCTCCGCGATCTCCAGCGAGCGGGCCTGGTGGCGCATCGCGGTGCACAGCACCCGGGCGTGCAGGCCGGTGCCCTCGGAGCCCGCGCGCAGCCCGTCGAGCACCGCCTCGACGATCGCGTCCAGCGACAGCCCGTTCTCGGTGTGCAGCTCGGGGGCGAACCGGATCTCGGCGTAGACGATGCCGTCGGCCGCCAGGTCCTCGGCGCACTCGCGAGCGACCCGGGCCAGCGCCTCGGGCGTCTGCATCACCGCGACGGTGTGGCTGAACGTCTCCAGGTAGCGCACGAGGGAACCGCTGTGTGCGCCGCCGCGGAACCAGCCGCCGAGCTTGGTGACGTCGGTCGTCGGCAATGCCGTGTAGCCGCACTCGTCGGCCAGCTCCACCACCGTCGCCGGACGCAGCCCGCCGTCCAGGTGATCATGAAGAAGCACCTTCGGCGCGAGCCGGATCTGGTCCAACGTCAGCGATGCCATCGCCACCTCCCCATCCCCCCGTCGCCGTCGGTTCGAGGCTAGGGCACGGGACCGACAATCCGAGCGGCCGATCCGCCGACGCGCCCGGTGCGCGACAGTCGGACAATCAGGACGGCGTACGGCCGCGGCCGGGGAGCACAACCTCACCGGACGCCGGGTGATCAGGCTCGACCGAGTGGGCACGCAGGACCGGCCCGCTCGCGCGTTGGCCGGGGGACGAACGAGAGAGGTACCACGAGATGGCAGGCGAAGGCCGGTCAGCAATGGGATCTGGCCTGCCAGCGGGCTCCTCGGGGCACGCCCCCGGAACGGTCGTCGGCCGGCGCTACCGGCTCGACGGGGTCATCGGCGTGGGCGGCATGGGCGTGGTGCACCGCGCCACGGACCAGATCATGCGGCGGACCGTCGCGGTCAAGGAAGTGCGGATGCCGACCGGCAGCCCGGCCGCGAACGCGGACGCCCGGGAGCGGGTGCTGCGCGAGGCGCGGTCCGCCGGCCGGATCCACCACCCGGGCGCCGTCGGCGTGCTGGACGTCATCGACGACGGCGAGCTGCCGTGGATCGTGATGGAGCTCGTCGAGGGCGAGCCCCTGTCGGCCAGGGTCGAGCGCGAGGGCGGCCTGCCGGTCGAGGAGGTCGCCCAGATCGGGATCTCACTGGCCTACGCGCTGGACGCGGCACACCGCCTCGGCGTCGTGCACCGCGACGTCAAGCCCAGCAACGTCCTGCTCACCCAGGACGGGCAGGCCAGGCTCACCGACTTCGGGATCGCCGTGAGCAACGGCGACCCACGGCTGACCAGGACGGGCGAGGTCGTCGGCTCGCCCGCCTACCTGGCCCCGGAGCGCGCGCACGGCGAGCCGGGCGGACCGGAGTGCGACGTCTGGGGGCTCGGCGCCACGCTGTACGCGGCCGTCGAGGGCGAGCCGCCGTTCGGTGGCGCGACCCCGCTGGACATCCTGACCTCCGTGGTCGAGGGCCTGATCCGCCCGCCTCGGCACGCGGGCAGGCTCGGCCCCCTCCTGGACGGGATGCTGTCCCAGCGGGAGCTGGACCGCCCGACGCTCACCAGCGTGCGGACCCGGCTGCGCGACCTGGCCGGCGAGACGCCGGGGCGCCCGTCGGTGGCCGGCCAGACCAGGACCACGACCCGCCCGACCGGCCCGCCCCCCAGGCGGCCAGCGACGTCGTCACCCGGCCGCGCCCCGGCCGCACCGCCGTCGACGCCAGGGCCGGCGAACCCCCGGCCGGCGACAGCCCGGGCGGCCACACCGGCGACCCCTCGCCCGGCCGCGCCCAGCCCGGCCGCGCCGGTCACCCCACTGCCGGTCGAGCCGACCGCCGCCGAGCCCGTCACGGCATCGGCGGCCGGGGCCGGGCCGGCGGCGGACGGTACGGCGGCCGCCAGCGGCACGGCGCTGGCCGGACCGACCCGGGTGCTCGCCGAGGCACCCGTCAGCGAGGGGTCCCCGGACCTCCAGCCGGCCGAGGTGCCGAGCGCCGAGCAGGAAGCCGCGCCGGCCACCAGCGGAGCCGACGAGGCCCGGGTCCCGACCACGGTGATCATGAAGGACGTCCTGGCCGACGAGACGGTCACGGACGGGCGCGACCCGCGCACGGACGAGGCTCAGCCAACCAGCACTTTGGTGGGTGGCCCGTCAGTCAACCAGCCGACGCCGGACGCGACCGAGGTCCTCCAGCCGCGCGGCGACGCTGGCGAGCTCGACGACCTCGCCCGCTACTGGGCCTCGGGGTCCGCCTGGACGTCCAGCAGGCCGGCCGGCCCGCCCGACGACGGCCCGGCCAGCGAAGACGCGTCCGGCCCGGTGGAGGACCCGCCCAGGCCACCCCGCCCGAAGCGCCCCGGCGAGGAGACCCCACCCCGGTCCCAGGCGGAACGCCGCGCGGTGATCGTCCTGGCCGTTCTCGTCGTGGTGCTCGCGCTCGCACTGGTCGCGGTCCGGCTGTCCGCCGACGACGGCAAGGACAACCGGCCCGCGAGTGCCCCCGCCGCGGCCACCTCCGACCTCGGCCCGAGCGCCCCCGCGAGCGCCGTCCCGGACGGCCCGCTGGCGGCCGCCACGACCACCGTGACCCCGCCACGCGGCTGGGTTTCCTACGTCGACGCGGCCGGCTGGTCGCTCGCGTACCCGTCGAGCTGGAAGCGCTCGGCGGGCGTCGGCGGCACCGGAACGGTCGACTTCACCAATCCGGCCACTGGTACGGTTTTGCGCGTCGGAAGCGCGGGCCAGGCACCGGCCTCGATCCTGCGGGACTGGCTCACGAACTTCGACACCGCATCACAGGGCGGGCCGATGGGGCTGACGGACTACCAGCGGCTACGGCTCGCGCCGGTCGGCACCGGCGACGGATCCACCGAAGCCGACTGGGAGTACACGTACAGCAAGGACGGAGGCAAGGTCCATGTGCTCTCCCGCGGCGCCGACCGGGGCGGCCACGGCTACCTGCTCTCCTGGCAGACCGAGGACAAGCAGTGGGCCAGCGACCAGGGACTGAGGCGGCAGCTGTTCGCGACCTTCCGCCCGGCGCCGTGACGGCCACCGGGGCGCCCAGCGCGCACGTCGGCCGCCCGATCTGTCAGACTTGACTCGATGGCCAGATCGGCGAGTGTGCCGCCGGAGACTTCCCGGAACGGCACCCCAAGCATCGTCGCCGGACGATACCGCCTCGACGCACCGATCGGTCGAGGCGGCGCCGGCGTCGTCTGGAGCGGTGAGGACGAGGTCCTCCAGCGTCGCGTTGCGATCAAGGAGATACTCGTCCCGCTCGCGGGCGCCCAGAACGAGCGGGACGCGCTGCGCGCGCGGGTGCTGCGAGAGGCGCGAGCGCTCGCGCGGCTGAACAGCCCCTCCATCGTCGCCGTCCACGACGTGGTGGAGGAGTCCGAGCGGCACTGGATCATCATGGAGCTCGTCGACGCGGAGAGCCTCGGCGACGTCATCCGCACCAACGGCCCGCTGCCGCCCGACCAGGTCGCGGCGATCGGGCTGGAGCTCATCCACGCGCTCGGGGCCGCCCATCAGAAGGGCGTGCTGCACCGGGACGTGAAGCCCGGCAACGTGCTGCTGGGACGGGACGGCCGGGTCCGGCTGACCGACTTCGGCATCGCGGCGACCGAGGGCGACATGACCCTCACCGGCACCGGGGCGCTCGTCGGCTCGCCGGCCTACATCGCGCCGGAGCGGATCCGCGGCTCGTCCGGCACACCGTCCAGCGACCTGTGGGGCCTGGCCGCGACGCTGTACTCGGCCGTGGAGGGAACCCCGCCCTACGAGGGCCCGGAGACGTACGCCGTGCTCTCCGCGGTCGTCGAGGGCCGCCGGCGGGCCTTCCGCAACGCGGGGCCGCTGCGCAGCCTGCTCGGTGACCTTCTCGACAAGCCGGCCGAAGAGCGGCCGGACGCCGACGAGGTCCGGCAGCGGCTGACGCCGATCGCCCGCGGCAGCGAGCCGGTCCCCCTCTTCGTGATCAACGGCCCCGGCGTCGACGGCGCCACAGCGGTCGACGACGGCCTGGAGAAGGTCAGCGACGGTTCCGGCTTCCCGGCCCCCGACGCCGACGGGGACGCTGACTCCCCGTTCGCCAAGGCCGCCGCGCTGCGGGCCGTCGAGGACGAGATCTCCAGCACCAGCTCCGACGAGCTGTCCGGGCTGGAGGCGGTCTCCAGCGGCCCGTTCCCGCGGCCGCGCCAGCCGGCCCGGCGGCAGTCCGATCGGCGGCCGTTGGTGTTCGCGGCGCTCGCCGCCCTGGTCGTCGTGGGAGCGGCGGTCGCGGTCAGCCTGCTGCTGACCCACCGCGGCAGCGGGAACAACCAGCAGCCGACCTCGGTGACCGGCTCGCCGTCCGCGGCGACCGCCTCGGCCGGGACGCCGGGCGGCCTGCAGCCCATCGAGTTCCCCACCTCGGAGGTGCCGGCGACCGAGCCGTCGCACCATCCGTCCCTGTCACGCACGTCGGCGCCGGTGCAGGTCACGACGCCGCCGGCGATCACCTCGACGCCGACGCCACCACCCGCGACGACCCCGCCGGCGACCACGCCGCCGCCGTCCAAGACACCTCCGCCCACCAAGACAGCGCCGCCTACCGGCAGCGCGAGCCCGACCTGTTTCTTCACGCCCTGCCACACCTGACGCCGGGCCTCTGACGTCGCGGGCCGGTCTCGCGGTGAGGTCGGGCCAGGAGAAAGACCTGAGCCCTCTAGGACAGGCCCCTTGCGTGGGCTGTCCTAGAGGGCTCAGGTCTGTGGTGCCCAGGTCTGGTGCTCAGGGTCTGTGATGCTCAGGGTCTGTGGTGCTCAGCTCCAGGGTGCGCGGGTCGTCCGGTGGGCCTGGCCTGGCGGCAGGTGGTCAGCTGGCGCGAGGCATCAGATCCGTGGCGCGCAGCACGCGCAGCAGGTCCTCGGGGTCGACGATCAGGCGGCCGGTCGGCGGGTGGGTCGAGTCGGCCTCGTCGTACTGGAGGTCGGCTGGCAGGCTGTAGAAGTCGGCGAGGTGGCGACACAGCTCCCACAGCCGACGCTCGGCCGCCTTCTGGTCCCGCCAGCGGCGCTCGGCGTCGACGTCGGTCTCCGCGCTGCCTTCTCGCTCAAGCCGATGCGAGCGGCATAGTCCCTGAGGGTCGCCGGCCAACGCCTTCTTGCTGCATCGGTGCGCGACATACCCTCGACCACCGCCCATGACCATCGCCGTGCAGCGGTCGTCCTCTTCCCACACCATCCCGGCCCGTCACCGCCTTCGCTGTTCGCCAGTCAGAAGAAGCCGTGTAACCAGGCTAGGGGCTTTCAGCCAGATGTCCATGGTTCCGGCATTGAGTTCACAACGCCGATACACAAGACGGCCGACGTGACGACGCTGGTCACGAACTTGCTGCCACACAAAGGAATCCAGCTAGCCGACAGCAGGCAGTCGGGTACGCTCGGCACCGAATCGCGGACCAGAAGGTGACAACGTCGGGACCATTCTCCGACCCCGCCCCGGTGATCGCGTCAACCGCACATGATGAACGCCACCCAAAGAATGTGACGCGCACCACTTGGGTGCAGGCCATCCAGAAATAGTCGCGACCTTGTCTCCGAGAAAGGCATATAGCCCTCCACGGACGACCCTCTTCAAGCGGCATAGTTATAGCGCGCAGAAAGGCCGAGCCGCGCGAACCACCCGGGGCGGGCCGAGATGATCCCGGCAATTCGTGACCCAGCGTGACATTCGAGGTCAGAGGAACCGGTGCATGATGTGCATGTCGACCTCGCCGTGGACGGCGTGCCGGAACCCGCGCGGCACCGTCCCGACGATGATGAAGCCGAGCGATCGCCACAGGTTGAGTGACGCGACGTTGGTGGTCACCACCGCGTTGAACTGCATCGCCCGGTAGCCGAGGTCCCTGGCGGCGGCCAGGCAGTGCAGGCCGAGCTGGCGCCCGACCCCCAGGCCCCTGGCCTCCGGCGCCACCATGAAGCCGGCGTTCGCGACGTGGTCGCCGAGCGTGAGCTGGTTCGGCTTGACCTGATAGGTGCCGACGATCCGGCCGTCCGGATCGAGCGCGACCCAGGTCCAGGCCGGCGGCGGCGCGAGCCACATCGCCTTCCCGGCGTCGCTCGACGTGGCCGGGTCGTACGGGTAGGTCTCGCCGGCCGCGATGACCGTGTGCCACAGCGGCCAGAGCCCGGCCCAGTCGTCGTCCACCGCCGGCCGGATCAGCACCTCGACACCCATCACCCCATTGTTCCGCTTTGGCCGGGCTTGGCTCAGCCGGTCTCGACGGCCAGCGCGAACGGGAGGACGGCCGGGGCTCCGGCCTCACGCAG is a genomic window of Pseudofrankia inefficax containing:
- a CDS encoding DNA-3-methyladenine glycosylase I is translated as MTETLPTPAVADGRATGSGGPLGPGGPVAGPDGLMRCPWGVSTPDYLAYHDEEWGRPVRDTVGLFERLSLEAFQSGLSWLTILRKREGFRRAFAGFDPATVAAFGPADAERLLTDASIVRNRRKIEATIVNARAILALDEPLEDVVWSFQPDLAARPAPRAMSDLTPTTPESVALSKALRKRGLVFIGPTTAYAMMQACGLVNDHLADCVAREAVAGPSAG
- a CDS encoding response regulator — protein: MNPLRIVIADDHELFRDGLRGLLVELGATVVAEAADGNAALAATLRHAPDVVFMDLRMPGLSGIEATARIGEVAPQTAILVLTMSEDTASLQAALQAGARGYLLKESSKKDVARALEAVTRGELVIGPGIADKVRHAVGGLSPGVFPQLTEAEVRMLELLADGLANGQLAARLYLSEKTVRNRVSTILAKLGAGSRAEAVARARDAGFGSASAG
- the upp gene encoding uracil phosphoribosyltransferase, coding for MQVDVLDHPLAAVALTILRDESTSRPTFRAALHDLAMMLVYEAARTLPTTPVTVRTPLAETTGARLAVEPVVVPVLRAGLGMLPAAHAFVPDAVSAFIGLARDEETFQPTVYLESVPADLTGRPVLLLDPMLATGGSALHALRLLANRGARGIVVVSVVSAPEGIAALEASGLDLRLVTAAVDDGLNDTAYIVPGLGDAGDRLFGAV
- a CDS encoding sensor histidine kinase; this translates as MRAVPSTPGVGPGAAPAAAPATTTGGVVLASVVVVGLAALSIGCAVGAVLLHRYVTARTDQPVTLDPADLVLAAAFPPVAALVLLYQPRNLVGWLLLTTALTGPYLLATQYAAVALLPGKSGLPGQEAATWFAVWGYVPYLALWGLVPSTFPDGRLPSGRWRVPFTATAVVIGCHLVARMICPTSLDVSSELLNPYGLRSAPWLRYVTLATSEAVVFGGGLLGLAAVLTRLRRSRGVERAKLQWLVLGVASLVGASLIGLILQGPHDLAAGMGVGMVLLVAAIGVGAVRHRLFDIGTALSRTLVYGLLTAFLLLAYACAVAGAGALAPGRRVAYGVLAVAALVAAAARDQVQRLVDRVLFGVARDPYAVLAVLHGRLDLATGPMDALSQLADGVREALKVPYVAVESADDRLTTIESGRPVGWLERLPAPTRAGSVAGTLLVGRRHRADQFTVAERAMFTDIARRAGDLLDAAATQHDLRRSRERVVAAREEERRRLRRDLHDGVGPQLAAMAMQLDSIADGLAERSDPAAERAALVRDRLRATVRDIRHIVEDLRPPALDEGGLSVALAQVIAPFAPTVTLDAPGDLAELGLPAATEVAAFRIVAEAVTNAVRHSRCDTCVVRVRAEPPWLVVEVADDGAGLAGDAVAGIGLRSIRERASEVGGRLEVLSSSDGAAGGGTLVRARLPLEEGSTP
- the deoC gene encoding deoxyribose-phosphate aldolase, coding for MTTAADGPDQPASGNEPRHPGNAADTPGAREFPPALLYPPLPPVPTTRAGLAAMIDHTLLRPDATSDDVLKVCAEAAKLGVAAVCVAPTHVFLAAASARNETNGRISAGSTDRPASKPAYAVASVVGFPHGNHLTAVKVEETRRAVADGATEIDMVIDIANAVDENWVAIETEIHEVRLAMPSDAVLKVILETTILQDATIRSACRAALAGGAEFVKTSTGFHPGGGASLRAVRAMHSAVGGRLGIKASGGIKTAAQALAFIQAGATRLGLSGTADVLAEMPKDAPSS